The following coding sequences lie in one Cyanobacterium sp. Dongsha4 genomic window:
- a CDS encoding Fe2+-dependent dioxygenase yields the protein MILQLENILTPEILQTINHQLEEAKFIDGKKTAGWHAVKVKNNEQLSNQFPEIRNLEKIIYQALNENIVFQMATIPKKIHSLRFSRYSQGMGYGSHVDDALMKEGRTDISFTIFLNSPQEYEGGELILEEVNEERSFKLSAGTIIFYPSYSLHRVETVTKGIRKVVVGWIESWIRDVQKREILFDLDTVRRSIFHKQGKTVEFDLLSKSYSNLLRSFADS from the coding sequence ATGATTTTGCAACTAGAGAACATTCTGACACCAGAAATTTTACAGACTATAAATCACCAGTTAGAAGAAGCTAAATTTATTGACGGCAAAAAAACCGCAGGTTGGCACGCTGTTAAGGTTAAAAATAATGAACAGCTATCGAATCAATTCCCTGAGATTCGTAATCTGGAAAAAATTATTTATCAAGCGTTGAATGAAAATATAGTTTTTCAAATGGCAACGATACCCAAAAAAATTCACTCTCTCAGATTTAGTCGTTACAGTCAAGGCATGGGTTATGGTTCTCATGTTGATGATGCTCTTATGAAAGAAGGGCGCACAGATATTTCTTTTACTATTTTTTTGAACTCACCCCAAGAATATGAGGGAGGAGAGCTAATTTTAGAAGAAGTCAATGAGGAACGCTCTTTTAAATTGAGTGCTGGTACGATTATTTTTTATCCTTCCTATTCTCTTCATCGTGTGGAAACCGTCACGAAAGGAATTAGAAAAGTTGTCGTAGGCTGGATAGAAAGCTGGATTAGAGATGTTCAAAAGAGAGAGATTCTTTTTGATTTAGATACAGTGCGTCGTTCTATTTTTCATAAACAAGGAAAAACTGTCGAATTTGATTTACTTTCTAAGTCTTATTCTAATTTACTAAGGTCTTTTGCTGATAGCTAA
- a CDS encoding CoB--CoM heterodisulfide reductase iron-sulfur subunit B family protein, with the protein METMIKPTTTQYAYYPGCSLHTTAREFDISTRVVMKELGIDLQELQDWSCCGGSIAASVGHDMGMAMAGRNVALAQKQNLDLLASCSGCYNKSARAMKALKDDDEKSKIMAIMSEMGIDVDDYNIRVRNVVDVLVNDIDIASRVVKPLTGLKVACYYGCLLTRPADITGWDSPRFPTSMDKLSRICGAEVVDFQSKTSCCGGPILVSQEERAFHLTKKILDEAKSLNADCIVLACPLCDTNLELRQADIGKKFGETYNIPIIYITELIGLAMGMKPSKLGMNKHIVSVKPVLDKIK; encoded by the coding sequence ATGGAAACAATGATTAAACCCACCACCACCCAATACGCCTATTACCCCGGTTGTAGTTTACACACCACCGCCAGAGAATTTGACATCTCCACCAGAGTGGTTATGAAAGAATTGGGCATTGACTTACAAGAATTACAAGATTGGTCTTGTTGCGGAGGTTCGATCGCAGCTAGTGTCGGCCATGATATGGGTATGGCAATGGCTGGAAGAAATGTCGCCCTAGCCCAAAAACAAAATTTAGACCTCTTAGCTTCCTGTTCAGGATGTTACAATAAATCCGCCCGTGCCATGAAAGCCTTGAAAGACGACGACGAAAAAAGCAAAATCATGGCGATTATGTCCGAAATGGGCATCGATGTTGATGACTATAATATCCGAGTGCGGAACGTGGTGGATGTATTAGTTAACGATATAGACATCGCCTCCCGTGTCGTCAAACCCCTGACAGGCTTAAAAGTCGCTTGTTATTACGGATGTTTACTCACTCGCCCTGCCGATATAACTGGTTGGGATTCTCCCCGTTTTCCTACCTCTATGGATAAATTATCCCGTATTTGCGGTGCGGAAGTCGTTGACTTTCAAAGTAAAACCAGTTGTTGTGGAGGTCCAATTTTAGTATCTCAGGAAGAAAGAGCATTTCATCTTACAAAAAAAATCCTTGATGAAGCCAAATCCCTCAATGCCGATTGTATAGTATTGGCTTGTCCTTTATGTGACACAAATTTAGAATTACGTCAAGCAGACATCGGCAAAAAATTCGGCGAAACCTATAACATACCCATTATTTATATTACCGAACTCATCGGGTTAGCAATGGGCATGAAACCGAGTAAATTAGGTATGAATAAACATATCGTTTCTGTTAAACCTGTCTTAGACAAAATCAAATAA
- a CDS encoding 4Fe-4S dicluster domain-containing protein → MITKKKKFVFGMKKDRQLDGDKMNLDFAKRVEAEGGKGSAIAACMQCGTCSGGCTNIDVMDMSPRTLILMTQRGEWEKVLQSNTLWMCSSCYICTSRCPRGVRPSDVIEAVKAIAIEEGIKNDSTKFNQIFVDLVQKRGILFEPELMQRFGGLQAMIDQAPLGIQLALRGKISPFPEKIKNPQQFSQALDKARKKHGNND, encoded by the coding sequence ATGATTACGAAAAAGAAAAAGTTTGTCTTTGGCATGAAAAAAGATCGTCAATTAGATGGCGATAAAATGAATCTCGATTTTGCTAAAAGAGTCGAAGCCGAAGGAGGAAAAGGAAGTGCGATCGCAGCTTGTATGCAATGTGGGACTTGTAGCGGTGGTTGTACTAATATCGATGTGATGGATATGTCACCCCGTACTTTAATCCTCATGACTCAAAGGGGAGAATGGGAAAAAGTCCTGCAAAGTAACACCTTATGGATGTGTAGTTCTTGTTATATTTGTACCTCTCGTTGTCCTCGTGGTGTACGTCCTTCCGATGTCATTGAAGCAGTTAAAGCTATTGCGATCGAAGAAGGAATTAAGAACGATTCCACTAAATTTAACCAAATTTTCGTTGATTTAGTCCAAAAACGGGGTATTCTCTTTGAACCCGAATTGATGCAGAGATTCGGCGGTTTACAAGCAATGATAGATCAAGCACCCCTCGGTATTCAATTAGCATTACGGGGCAAAATATCACCCTTCCCCGAAAAAATCAAAAATCCTCAACAATTTAGCCAAGCATTAGATAAAGCGAGAAAAAAGCATGGAAACAATGATTAA
- a CDS encoding FAD-dependent oxidoreductase, which yields MSNNNVIVIGGGPAGLAAAGKLMDFGFDVVLIEKQAQVGGHLNKWFKVFPDFTDASEITANLKAGLGSTKILTDTTVTEIKGSAPDFWVTTSHGDTINAQAILVSTGYKHFDASLKEEYGYDIYDNAITSVELDAMLKAGKVVTRQGKAPKKVAMIHCVGSRDEKVNNNYCSRVCCTNAIKVAIEVKEQNPDCQIYCLYMDIRVFGRGYEELYRTSQESHGIQFLRGRLSEASEKPDRSLLLRLEDTLTAKPMRLSVDLMVLMVGMEGNPDLLDVAGLQLGCDRFYATAHQQYSNNHSQRAGIFLAGAATGPKAIMESITDGRSAASEIAGFMMQPRAISLNGQIPTLV from the coding sequence ATGAGTAACAATAATGTCATTGTAATTGGTGGTGGTCCTGCTGGTTTAGCGGCGGCAGGTAAGTTAATGGATTTCGGTTTTGATGTGGTTTTAATTGAAAAACAGGCTCAAGTTGGTGGGCATCTAAACAAGTGGTTTAAGGTTTTCCCCGATTTTACCGATGCTTCGGAAATTACTGCTAATTTAAAGGCTGGTTTGGGTTCTACTAAAATCTTAACGGATACCACTGTAACGGAAATTAAGGGTTCTGCTCCTGATTTTTGGGTGACGACTTCCCACGGTGATACTATCAACGCCCAAGCGATTCTCGTCTCTACAGGTTATAAGCATTTTGATGCTAGTTTGAAAGAGGAGTATGGTTACGATATTTATGATAATGCCATTACTTCTGTGGAACTCGATGCGATGTTGAAAGCAGGTAAGGTTGTTACTCGTCAGGGTAAAGCACCGAAAAAGGTGGCAATGATTCACTGTGTGGGTTCGAGGGATGAGAAGGTTAATAATAATTATTGTTCTCGGGTTTGTTGTACCAATGCCATCAAAGTTGCGATCGAGGTTAAGGAGCAAAATCCAGATTGTCAAATCTATTGCCTCTACATGGATATTCGGGTTTTTGGTCGTGGTTATGAGGAATTATATCGCACTTCTCAAGAATCTCACGGTATCCAGTTTCTACGGGGGCGACTCTCTGAAGCTAGTGAAAAGCCCGATCGCAGTCTTTTATTACGTTTAGAAGATACTTTGACGGCTAAACCCATGCGTCTATCAGTGGATTTGATGGTGTTAATGGTGGGCATGGAAGGTAATCCCGATTTACTGGATGTGGCTGGTTTACAACTGGGGTGCGATCGCTTCTATGCTACTGCTCACCAACAGTATTCTAACAACCATTCTCAACGTGCTGGAATCTTCCTTGCAGGGGCGGCAACAGGTCCTAAAGCCATTATGGAATCCATTACTGATGGGCGTTCTGCGGCTTCTGAAATAGCAGGTTTCATGATGCAACCACGAGCAATTTCTCTCAACGGTCAAATCCCCACTTTAGTATAA
- a CDS encoding CoB--CoM heterodisulfide reductase iron-sulfur subunit B family protein, whose translation MKVTRENIIWESHQKHVPTIDEEGGKLWGCFRSCFLQSAAPYTEGIAYKILKNDLGIDLREAAGHTSCGAIGYHGDVTNIETQMVVAARNFAVAHEELGVDNLFSFCVTSFANYTEMIHLWEEEPELREYTAKTLKETTGREFWIPHVSGGRPSVVHASDVFYANRHKLAEKAKYSLKGIKAVDHIGCHYGKIFPGEAMGGVEFPQVLVGLLEAFGAEIVDYPERRHCCGMGFRQCAFPENRDYTASSTYKKLASLKEAHPDCNLILTNCPGCTVFLDAEQGTIKEVLEEEFNVSILDYAQLTGLMLGYDPFKDCGMNAKVVPVEPLLDKIGIPYDKSKTFEERRRPF comes from the coding sequence ATGAAAGTAACGAGAGAAAATATTATTTGGGAAAGTCACCAAAAGCACGTTCCGACTATTGACGAAGAAGGCGGTAAGCTATGGGGATGTTTCCGTAGTTGTTTTTTACAAAGTGCCGCCCCTTACACCGAAGGTATCGCTTATAAAATCCTTAAAAATGATCTCGGTATCGATTTAAGAGAAGCGGCGGGGCATACTTCCTGCGGTGCGATCGGCTATCATGGGGATGTTACTAATATTGAAACTCAGATGGTGGTTGCGGCGCGTAATTTTGCCGTTGCCCATGAGGAGTTAGGAGTGGATAACCTTTTCTCTTTCTGTGTCACCTCCTTTGCTAACTATACCGAAATGATCCATCTTTGGGAAGAAGAACCAGAATTACGGGAATATACAGCTAAAACTTTAAAAGAAACCACTGGCAGAGAGTTTTGGATACCCCATGTATCCGGTGGCAGACCTTCTGTAGTTCATGCGTCCGATGTGTTTTATGCTAATCGTCACAAGTTGGCAGAAAAAGCTAAATATAGCCTTAAAGGTATTAAAGCAGTGGATCACATCGGTTGTCACTACGGTAAAATCTTCCCCGGTGAGGCAATGGGAGGAGTAGAATTTCCTCAAGTTTTAGTGGGTTTATTGGAGGCATTTGGGGCGGAAATTGTGGATTATCCTGAACGCCGTCACTGTTGCGGTATGGGTTTCCGTCAATGTGCTTTCCCTGAAAATCGTGACTACACCGCTAGTAGCACCTATAAAAAGTTAGCTAGTTTGAAAGAGGCTCATCCTGATTGTAATTTAATTCTCACTAACTGCCCCGGTTGTACGGTGTTTTTAGATGCAGAACAAGGCACAATTAAAGAGGTATTAGAGGAAGAATTTAACGTTAGTATCCTCGATTATGCCCAATTAACGGGATTAATGTTGGGTTATGATCCTTTCAAAGATTGTGGCATGAATGCAAAAGTTGTACCTGTTGAGCCTTTACTCGATAAAATTGGCATTCCCTACGATAAGTCTAAAACATTTGAGGAACGCAGAAGACCCTTTTAA
- a CDS encoding 4Fe-4S dicluster domain-containing protein, with product MGKLVDELKQDIQYQHGMNACLNCGICTAVCPAAEVYEYSPREVMNICHTEDEEWLIDLLKSDKIWFCGQCYSCKPRCPRGNSTADVILALRRLSVRHGYFAESEKGRQQLFAKRVFGENMLKRGYTLTAENITPEHFPELGENWEYYFEHMKEMREWWDVPMDKENSAGSHRVIPEKDMDELRAIYKATGAIELMEAVEKGMEKKLGSKKEVEKYWENWLETADSRTYEMKS from the coding sequence ATGGGCAAATTAGTTGATGAGTTAAAACAGGATATTCAATATCAACACGGTATGAATGCCTGTTTAAACTGTGGTATCTGTACGGCGGTATGTCCTGCGGCGGAGGTTTATGAGTATTCCCCTAGAGAGGTGATGAATATTTGCCACACTGAAGATGAGGAATGGCTGATTGATTTACTCAAATCTGATAAAATCTGGTTTTGTGGACAGTGCTATTCTTGTAAGCCGAGATGTCCTAGAGGTAATAGTACCGCCGATGTGATTTTGGCTTTGCGTCGTCTTTCCGTGCGTCACGGTTATTTTGCGGAGTCAGAAAAAGGGCGACAGCAGTTATTTGCGAAACGGGTATTCGGTGAAAATATGTTGAAACGGGGTTATACTCTCACCGCCGAAAATATTACTCCTGAGCATTTTCCTGAGTTGGGAGAGAATTGGGAATACTATTTTGAGCATATGAAAGAAATGCGGGAATGGTGGGATGTGCCGATGGATAAGGAAAACAGTGCAGGTTCTCACCGTGTAATACCTGAAAAAGACATGGATGAGTTAAGGGCTATCTATAAGGCTACAGGTGCGATCGAACTTATGGAGGCAGTGGAGAAAGGCATGGAGAAAAAACTCGGTAGCAAAAAAGAAGTTGAGAAATACTGGGAAAACTGGCTCGAAACTGCCGATAGTCGTACTTATGAGATGAAAAGTTAG
- a CDS encoding glutamate synthase subunit beta, with protein MGKATGFLEFARELPVDKDPLERINNWDEFHRPLPEEKLRNQGARCMDCGTPFCHTGEVINGMATGCPINNLIPEWNDLIYRGLWKEALDRLHKTNNFPEFTGRVCPAPCEGSCVLGINNPPVTIKNIECSIIDHGWDMGWIIPEPPKTRTGKKVAVIGSGPAGLSAAAQLNKAGHSVTVYERDDRPGGLLMYGIPNMKLDKEKVVLRRIKVLAAEGIKFVCNTEIGKDISPEQLLEENDALILCIGAGKPRDLPIEGRDLGGIHFAMEFLTANTKSVLNTNKEELISAKGKDVVIIGGGDTGTDCVGTSIRHGCNSVTQLEIMPKPPEVRAKNNPWPEYPKIYRLDYGQEEAAAKFGNDPRVYTTTATKFEADAQGNVAAVHTVEVEWQRNEQGRFIPQPIEGTEKRIPAQLVLLAMGFLGPEQMLLEKMGLESDARSNVKADYGQYATNIPKVFAAGDCRRGQSLVVWAFNEGREVARECDRFLMQTTDLP; from the coding sequence ATGGGAAAAGCAACAGGATTTTTAGAATTTGCGAGGGAATTACCCGTTGATAAAGATCCCTTAGAAAGAATTAATAATTGGGATGAATTTCACCGACCTTTACCAGAAGAAAAACTCCGCAATCAAGGGGCGAGATGTATGGATTGTGGAACGCCTTTTTGTCATACAGGAGAAGTAATTAATGGTATGGCAACAGGATGCCCCATCAATAATTTAATCCCTGAATGGAATGATTTGATTTATCGTGGATTATGGAAAGAAGCGCTCGATCGCCTCCATAAAACGAACAATTTTCCTGAGTTTACTGGGAGAGTATGTCCTGCCCCTTGTGAGGGTTCATGTGTATTAGGAATAAATAACCCTCCTGTCACCATCAAAAATATTGAATGTTCGATTATTGATCATGGTTGGGATATGGGTTGGATCATACCAGAACCACCTAAAACTCGCACAGGCAAAAAGGTTGCCGTTATCGGTTCAGGTCCTGCAGGACTATCCGCCGCCGCTCAATTAAACAAGGCAGGTCATTCTGTTACGGTCTATGAAAGAGATGATCGCCCCGGTGGATTATTAATGTATGGTATTCCTAATATGAAGTTGGATAAAGAAAAGGTTGTTTTGCGTCGGATTAAAGTATTAGCGGCCGAAGGAATCAAGTTTGTATGTAATACAGAGATTGGTAAAGATATATCTCCTGAGCAATTGTTAGAAGAAAATGACGCTTTAATTCTCTGCATCGGTGCTGGAAAACCCCGTGATTTGCCCATAGAAGGAAGAGATTTAGGGGGAATTCACTTCGCCATGGAATTTTTGACCGCCAATACTAAAAGCGTCTTAAATACCAATAAAGAAGAGCTTATTTCTGCAAAAGGCAAAGATGTAGTAATCATTGGAGGGGGAGATACAGGCACAGATTGTGTAGGTACTTCAATTCGTCATGGTTGTAACAGTGTCACTCAATTGGAAATTATGCCGAAACCTCCTGAAGTGAGAGCAAAAAATAATCCTTGGCCTGAATATCCTAAAATTTACCGTCTTGACTATGGACAAGAAGAAGCGGCCGCCAAATTTGGTAATGATCCCCGTGTATATACTACCACTGCCACAAAATTTGAAGCAGATGCTCAAGGAAATGTTGCCGCAGTCCATACTGTTGAGGTGGAATGGCAAAGAAATGAGCAAGGGCGTTTTATTCCTCAACCCATTGAAGGGACAGAAAAAAGAATCCCTGCACAACTGGTACTATTAGCCATGGGTTTTTTAGGACCTGAACAAATGCTGTTGGAAAAAATGGGTTTAGAGTCTGATGCCCGTAGTAATGTTAAAGCTGATTATGGTCAATATGCCACTAATATTCCTAAAGTTTTTGCCGCCGGCGATTGTCGTCGAGGTCAAAGTTTAGTAGTTTGGGCTTTTAATGAGGGTAGAGAAGTTGCTAGAGAGTGCGATCGCTTCTTGATGCAAACAACTGATTTACCTTAA
- a CDS encoding GUN4 domain-containing protein, translating to MNIKALIFSAIISFSFVSLPHQNSFAQSGLSEINSNLVSPETKIDYSDLENYLKNKEWREANNETRNIILSATGRMDIGWVREDDLKKIPCWDLKKIDDLWYTNSNGRFGFRVQLPIYIETGNRPGKLIADDAYNRFGDRVGWRKDNDWIIFIENLNFTDNAPIGHLPNPRSEYSVTGGRLAYSVLAERMVQCNLN from the coding sequence ATGAATATTAAAGCTCTGATTTTCTCAGCTATTATCTCTTTTTCTTTTGTTTCTCTTCCCCATCAAAATTCCTTCGCTCAAAGTGGCTTGTCTGAAATTAATAGTAATCTGGTTTCCCCTGAAACGAAGATAGATTACAGCGACTTAGAAAATTATTTAAAGAATAAAGAATGGCGTGAAGCCAACAATGAAACAAGAAATATCATTTTATCAGCAACGGGTAGAATGGATATTGGTTGGGTAAGAGAGGATGATTTAAAAAAAATTCCTTGTTGGGACTTAAAAAAAATTGATGATTTATGGTACACCAATTCTAATGGTAGGTTTGGTTTTCGAGTACAGTTACCTATATATATAGAAACGGGAAATCGACCGGGTAAATTAATTGCCGACGATGCTTATAATCGTTTTGGGGATCGTGTTGGTTGGAGAAAAGATAATGATTGGATTATTTTTATTGAAAACTTAAACTTCACAGATAACGCTCCCATTGGACATTTACCGAATCCTCGCTCTGAATATTCCGTTACAGGGGGGCGACTTGCTTATTCAGTTTTAGCAGAAAGGATGGTGCAATGTAACCTTAATTAA